ATTGTAACATGAGGTTTGGGGAGTTTTTGGCTCAAATGAAAGGGAAACTTGACCACCTGAAAACTTTCAACTGTcttttttcagggttttttttaagccaGCAGATCACTCCTCTTGCTGCGCCAAACCACCAGAGCAATCATGGCCAACGTGAGGAAGACAGGGACGAGGATGAGGACAGTGAGCGTCTCGTCTGGCGGGTCCACCCACTCCACCAGCGTGCTGGAGCAGTTGGAGAAAAAGTGCTTGTGTATGCGGATGATGTAGCTTTCTACCAGTGGATTGGGCCAAAAACAGTGGACCACCTGGGACTTTGTCTCCGTGCACAGGGTGAACAGGTGGTACTCGCTGAGGACAAAGAAGAGggtggagaaaagaaaggagagggggTTAATATTAATCTTTCACCTTTCTGCGTACAATGGAAACAGCTGAAGGCTGGACATTAAaggaaatataatataaaagtaaaagttcaGTTAAATATGATTTATCACAGCACAGCAGGACAATGTATGGACtttactgtgaatgaaaatgttcagtttattttgatttgtatGCCTGCAAGGATGCTGATTCAAATACTGTTGCTATAGAAGTGATATCTCTTGTCATTCTATGTTCCaacccgatcactgaggtcctcgaatgctttccttttaaatgtccctcgtgtgtctcacacaagcacccgccagagagctttctgaaTTTAAGCCCCCAAGC
This is a stretch of genomic DNA from Notolabrus celidotus isolate fNotCel1 chromosome 17, fNotCel1.pri, whole genome shotgun sequence. It encodes these proteins:
- the LOC117829329 gene encoding receptor activity-modifying protein 3-like, with product MDPRESAVLKLFIVGFLVNVFMMMRASTAADSVMLEAQPPPHRKLCNESRLQWEVEVCGDDFKRDMDHVDPQYWCNLTHFISEYHLFTLCTETKSQVVHCFWPNPLVESYIIRIHKHFFSNCSSTLVEWVDPPDETLTVLILVPVFLTLAMIALVVWRSKRSDLLA